A single region of the Chionomys nivalis chromosome 5, mChiNiv1.1, whole genome shotgun sequence genome encodes:
- the LOC130874671 gene encoding LOW QUALITY PROTEIN: creatine kinase B-type-like (The sequence of the model RefSeq protein was modified relative to this genomic sequence to represent the inferred CDS: deleted 1 base in 1 codon), giving the protein MPFSNSHNTQKLRFPAEDEFPDLSSHNNHMAKVLTPELYAELRAKCTASGFTLDDAIQTGVDNPGHPFIMTVGAVAGDEETYAVFKDLFDPIIEDRHGGYQPSDEHKTDLNPDNLQGDDDLDPNYVLSSRVRTGRSIRGFCLPPPPPHCSRGERRAIEKLAVEALSSLDGDLSGKYYALKSMTEAEQQQLIDDHFLFHKPVSPLLLASGMARDWPDARGIWHNDNKTFLVWNNEEDHLRVISMQKGGNMKEVFTRFCTGLTQIETLFKSKNYEFMWNPHLGCILTCPSNLGTGLRAGVHIKLPHLDKHEKFSEVKRLRLQKRGTGGVDTAAVGGVFDVSNSDSLGFSEVELVQVMVDGVKLLVEMEQRLEQGQPIDDLMPAQK; this is encoded by the exons ATGCCCTTCTCCAACAGCCATAATACTCAGAAGCTGCGCTTCCCGGCCGAGGATGAATTCCCTGATCTGAGCAGCCATAACAACCATATGGCCAAGGTGCTGACCCCGGAGCTGTACGCCGAGCTCCGTGCCAAGTGCACGGCAAGCGGCTTCACGTTGGACGACGCCATTCAGACTGGCGTAGATAATCCGGGCCACCCGTTCATCATGACGGTGGGTGCAGTGGCGGGCGACGAGGAGACTTACGCCGTGTTCAAGGACCTCTTCGACCCCATCATTGAGGACCGGCACGGCGGCTACCAGCCCAGCGATGAGCACAAGACGGACCTCAACCCCGACAATCTGCAGGGCGACGATGACCTGGACCCCAACTACGTGCTGAGCTCGCGGGTGCGCACGGGCCGCAGCATCCGCGgcttctgtctc ccccccccccccccgcactgcAGCCGCGGGGAGCGCCGCGCCATCGAGAAGCTGGCAGTAGAAGCCCTATCCAGCTTGGACGGAGACCTGTCAGGCAAGTACTACGCGCTCAAGAGCATGACCGAAGCGGAGCAACAGCAGCTCATCGACGACCACTTCCTCTTCCATAAGCCTGTGTCGCCTCTGCTGCTGGCCTCCGGCATGGCCCGCGACTGGCCGGATGCTCGCGGTATATGGCACAATGACAATAAGACTTTCCTGGTGTGGAACAACGAGGAGGACCACCTGCGGGTCATCTCCATGCAGAAAGGGGGCAATATGAAGGAAGTGTTCACCCGATTCTGCACTGGCCTCACCCAGATTGAAACCCTCTTCAAGTCCAAGAACTATGAGTTCATGTGGAACCCTCACCTGGGCTGCATCCTCACGTGCCCATCGAACCTGGGCACTGGCCTGCGGGCAGGTGTGCACATCAAGCTGCCCCACCTGGACAAGCATGAGAAGTTCTCGGAGGTGAAGCGGCTGCGGCTTCAGAAGCGAGGCACAGGCGGTGTGGACACCGCTGCTGTTGGTGGAGTTTTCGATGTCTCCAACTCGGACAGCCTAGGCTTCTCGGAGGTGGAGCTGGTGCAGGTGATGGTGGACGGAGTGAAGTTACTCGTTGAGATGGAGCAGCGGCTTGAGCAGGGTCAGCCTATCGATGACCTTATGCCTGCCCAGAAGTGA
- the Crp gene encoding C-reactive protein isoform X1, producing the protein MERLLCYSLILISFWQAFAQKDMSKTAFVFPKESASSYVSLDAQSKKPLTAFTVCLHIYTDLHTTRSFSIFSYATKKTSNDILIFWNKDKGFTFGVGGPEIVFKASEIPEAPTHICASWESATGLVEFWVDGKPKVRKSLQKGYTVASDASIILGQEQDSYGGSFDINQSFVGEIGDVNMWDTVLSPEQINTVYVGGTLSPNVLNWQTLKYAVQGDVFIRSQLWP; encoded by the exons ATGGAGAGGCTCCTGTGCTACTCACTGATCTTGATCAGCTTCTGGCAGGCCTTTGCCCAGAAAG ACATGTCTAAAACGGCCTTCGTATTTCCCAAAGAGTCAGCCAGTTCCTATGTATCCCTGGATGCACAGTCAAAGAAACCACTGACAGCCTTCACTGTGTGTCTCCATATCTACACAGATCTGCACACAACCCGCAGCTTCAGTATTTTCTCTTATGCTACCAAGAAAACCTCTAATGACATTCTCATATTTTGGAATAAGGATAAAGGGTTTACTTTTGGAGTGGGTGGGCCTGAAATAGTGTTCAAGGCTTCTGAAATTCCTGAAGCTCCTACACACATCTGTGCCAGCTGGGAGTCTGCTACGGGGCTTGTAGAATTCTGGGTTGATGGGAAACCCAAGGTGCGGAAAAGTCTGCAAAAGGGCTACACTGTGGCGTCAGATGCAAGCATCATTCTGGGGCAAGAGCAGGACTCATATGGTGGTAGTTTTGATATAAACCAGTCTTTTGTGGGAGAAATTGGAGATGTGAACATGTGGGACACTGTGCTATCTCCAGAACAGATCAATACAGTGTATGTTGGCGGGACACTCAGCCCCAATGTTTTGAACTGGCAGACACTGAAGTATGCAGTACAGGGTGATGTGTTTATCAGGTCCCAGCTGTGGCCCTGA
- the Crp gene encoding C-reactive protein isoform X2, with translation MERLLCYSLILISFWQAFAQKDMSKTAFVFPKESASSYVSLDAQSKKPLTAFTVCLHIYTDLHTTQQINTVYVGGTLSPNVLNWQTLKYAVQGDVFIRSQLWP, from the exons ATGGAGAGGCTCCTGTGCTACTCACTGATCTTGATCAGCTTCTGGCAGGCCTTTGCCCAGAAAG ACATGTCTAAAACGGCCTTCGTATTTCCCAAAGAGTCAGCCAGTTCCTATGTATCCCTGGATGCACAGTCAAAGAAACCACTGACAGCCTTCACTGTGTGTCTCCATATCTACACAGATCTGCACACAACCC AACAGATCAATACAGTGTATGTTGGCGGGACACTCAGCCCCAATGTTTTGAACTGGCAGACACTGAAGTATGCAGTACAGGGTGATGTGTTTATCAGGTCCCAGCTGTGGCCCTGA